TCTGGGAGAAGGCGCGGTTGCTGCGCATGCTGCCGTCCGGGCCCGTGAAGAACACGTCGGAGCGGGCGCGCACATAGTCCTCCATGCCCAGTTCCGAGCCGAAGGAGTGCACGTTCTCGACAAAGCCGGCTTCGATCGCGGGGATCAGGGCCGGATGCGGATTCAGCGCCCAGTGGCGGCCGATCTTTCCCTTCAGGCCGAGCGAGGCCGCATAGGTCGGCAGCAGCAGCTCGATGGCGGCGGTGTCGAAGCCGATGCCGTGGTTCAGGCGCTCGACCTGGTACTCGGCGTAGATGCCCTTGATGGCCATCATCGCCATCAGCACCTGGATTTCCGAGATCAAGGCCGGATCGCGGGTGAACAGCGGCTCGATGTAGTGCGGAGTCGGCGCCGGCACCGCGAAGTCGACCCAGTCGGCCGGGATGTCGATGCGCGGCAGCACGTCGACGATCTCGTTGACCTGGGCAATCACGATGCCGCTCTTGAAGGCGGTGGCTTCGACGATCGCCGGGGTGTCCTCGGTGTTCGGGCCGGTGTACAGGTTGCCATGGCGGTCGGCCGCCTGGGCCGCCACCAGCGCCACCTTCGGCGTCAGGTCGATGAAGTAGCGGCCGAACAGCTCCAGGTAGGTGTGGATCGCGCCGATGTTGATCTTGCCGCCGGCGACCAGCTTGGCCAGCCGGCCTGCCTGCGGCCCGGAGAACGAGAAGTCGACGCGCGAGGCGATGCCCTTGTCGAACACGTCCAGGTGTTCGGGCAGGGCCAGCACCGACTGCAGCATGTGCAGGTCATTGACCCGGCCAGGGTCGAGCGAGGCCAGGGTCCTGGCCAGGAAGTCGGCCTGCTTCTGGTTGTTGCCTTCGAGGCAGACGCGGTCGCCGGACTCGATTACCTGGTGCAGCAGTTCGCGGGCCTGGGCCGCATCGATGATTTTCCCGCGCAGGCCGGCGCCCAGGTGTTCGCGCGCCCGCGCCAGGCGCTGCTCGCGGTTGAGGCGCTGGCGGTCCCAGACTTTTTCGTTGGCGCCCATCTAGCGGCCTCCCATGATCATGTCGGGCAGGGCGGTCGAGATCTGCGGGAACACACACAGCAGGATCACCGCCACGAACATCAGCACCACGAAGGGCATCACGCCCCAGATCACGTCGGACAGGGGGATGTCCGGGGCGATGTTCTTGATCACGAAGATGTTCAGGCCCACCGGCGGGTGGATCAGGCCCATCTCCATCACGATCGTCATCACCACGCCGAACCAGATCAGGTCGAAGCCGGCTTCGCGCAGCGGCGGCAGGATGATCGGGGCGGTCATCAGGATGATCGAGACCGGCGGCAGGAAGAAGCCGAACACGATCACCATCAGCAGGATCACGGACAGCAGCACCCATTTCGACAGGTGCAGTCCCACCACCCACTGCGCCGCCGACTGGCTGATGTGCAGGTAGCTCATCACGTAGGAGTAGAGCAGGGACATGCCGATGATCATCAGGAGCATGGTCGACTCCTTGATCGTCGAGCTCAGGATCGGACCGATTTCCTTCGGCCGCCAGATGCCGTACACGACGGCCATCAGCACGATCGCCAGCAGCGCGCCGAGGCCGGCGGTTTCCGACGGGGTGGCATAGCCGCCATACAGCGCGATCATCACGCCGGTCAGCAGGACCAGGAAGGGCAGCACGCGCGGCAGCATCTCGACCTTCTCCGCCAGCGTGTAGTTGTGCGCATCAAGGTAGGCGGATTTCTCGCCGCCGCGCTGGTAGGCTTCATGGGCCAGGCGATATTCCTTGCGCGCCCGGTGCACCGCATAGCCGGCGAACAGCAGCACCAGCATCAGGCCGGGGCCGATACCGGCCAGGAACAGGCGGCCCAGCGACTGCTCGGCGGCCACCGCGTACAGGATCATCGTGATCGACGGCGGCAGCAGGATGCCGAGCGTACCGCCGGCGGCGATGATGCCGGCCGCGAAGCCGGGCGAGTAGCCGCGCTTGCGCATCTCGGGGATGCCGGCCGAGCCGATCGCCGAGCAGGTCGCCGGCGAGGAGCCGGCCATGGCGGCGAACAGCGCGCAGGCGAACACGTTGGCGATGCCGAGGCCGCCCGGGACCTTGTTCAGCCAGGCGTGGATGGCCGAGTACAGGTCGCGCCCGGCCGGCGACTTGCCGATCGCCGCTCCCTTCATGATGAACAGCGGGATCGACAGCAGGGTGATCGATGCCATTTCCTCGTACACGTTCTGGGTGATCGTGTCGAGCGAGGAGGCCGGCATGAAGAGGTACATGAACACGGTGGCGACCGCGCCCAGTGCGAAGGCGATCGGCATGCCGGAAAACATGACGACGAGCGTGGCGGCGGCATAGCCGACGCCGAGAGACAATGCGCTCATGGATTATCCTTTTCGGTGAGACGGCCGATCAGCTGAACCAGGATCTGCACCGTCAACAGCGTCATCCCGAAGGCCATCAGCGAGTACGGGATCC
This window of the Massilia sp. WG5 genome carries:
- the mdcA gene encoding malonate decarboxylase subunit alpha, producing MGANEKVWDRQRLNREQRLARAREHLGAGLRGKIIDAAQARELLHQVIESGDRVCLEGNNQKQADFLARTLASLDPGRVNDLHMLQSVLALPEHLDVFDKGIASRVDFSFSGPQAGRLAKLVAGGKINIGAIHTYLELFGRYFIDLTPKVALVAAQAADRHGNLYTGPNTEDTPAIVEATAFKSGIVIAQVNEIVDVLPRIDIPADWVDFAVPAPTPHYIEPLFTRDPALISEIQVLMAMMAIKGIYAEYQVERLNHGIGFDTAAIELLLPTYAASLGLKGKIGRHWALNPHPALIPAIEAGFVENVHSFGSELGMEDYVRARSDVFFTGPDGSMRSNRAFSQMAGHYACDMFIGSTLQIDLQGNSSTATLGRISGFGGAPNMGADARGRRHASPAWLKAGEQARQGTSAIPRGRKLVVQMVETFREHMQPAFVERLDAWQLAEQAKMAIPPVMIYGDDVTHILTEEGIANLLLCRTDEEREQAIRGVAGYTPVGLERDHRMVENLRDRGIVKRPEDLGIDKRLATRDLLAARNMKDLVRASHGLYKPPKQFRNW
- a CDS encoding TRAP transporter large permease, which codes for MSALSLGVGYAAATLVVMFSGMPIAFALGAVATVFMYLFMPASSLDTITQNVYEEMASITLLSIPLFIMKGAAIGKSPAGRDLYSAIHAWLNKVPGGLGIANVFACALFAAMAGSSPATCSAIGSAGIPEMRKRGYSPGFAAGIIAAGGTLGILLPPSITMILYAVAAEQSLGRLFLAGIGPGLMLVLLFAGYAVHRARKEYRLAHEAYQRGGEKSAYLDAHNYTLAEKVEMLPRVLPFLVLLTGVMIALYGGYATPSETAGLGALLAIVLMAVVYGIWRPKEIGPILSSTIKESTMLLMIIGMSLLYSYVMSYLHISQSAAQWVVGLHLSKWVLLSVILLMVIVFGFFLPPVSIILMTAPIILPPLREAGFDLIWFGVVMTIVMEMGLIHPPVGLNIFVIKNIAPDIPLSDVIWGVMPFVVLMFVAVILLCVFPQISTALPDMIMGGR